The Pseudomonas kermanshahensis genome includes a window with the following:
- a CDS encoding penicillin acylase family protein — MFSISRPINSAGLAAALVAFSTAALAQPASTDASAQIRRTSYGVPHIVAKDERGLGYGIGYAYAQDNLCLLANEVLTVSGERSRHFGAKAKTIEQRDNLASDLFFTWLNTASAVGAFLQAQPAPVRDLLDGYARGFNRALAERRSQGLPAECGQGDWVRPITREDLVKLTRRLLAEGGVGQFAEALAGAQPPSLTSQREATGFATALARQERFASERGSNAVAVGSQRSANGRGLLLANPHFPWMGGMRFYQMQLTIPGQLNVMGAALPGLPVVNIGFNRHLAWTHTVDTSNHFTLYRLQLDPKDPTRYLLDGKSVPLMRQVVSVTVKAEDGTLSQVSRQVYSSEFGPVVQWPGRLDWDARAAYSLRDANLDNTRVLQQWYRINRADSLDALKGSVQQLQGIPWVNTLAVDEGGGALYLNQSVVPYVDQQLLSECGDPKAQGRMVVLDGSRSACQWKVDAQAAQPGIFPARLLPSLARKDFVQNSNDPAWMANPAQPLTGFSPLVSRDDQPLGMRGRFALQRLQGTAKLGVDDLQRMVMDDEVYLASLLLPDLLAWCKGAEADVQPVCASLVAWNGKADLDSGVGLVHFENMLEALAAHPESWRVAFNPADPQHTPRGLAVEQAAVRKLLHEAALASQQQVAKSGVGGDSRWGQVQQAIDGTPVPGGPQGLGVYNAIHSVPHGPGKRLVVSGTSYLQLVSFTEQGPEARGLLAFSQSSEVGSAHAHDQTKAFSAKQLAVMPFTEAQIKADPAYRETVISEGDR; from the coding sequence GTGTTTTCGATTTCTCGTCCCATAAACAGCGCTGGCCTGGCGGCTGCGCTGGTCGCCTTCAGCACTGCTGCGCTGGCGCAGCCCGCCAGCACGGATGCCAGTGCGCAGATCCGGCGTACCAGCTACGGAGTACCGCACATCGTGGCCAAGGATGAGCGCGGCCTTGGGTATGGCATCGGCTATGCCTACGCACAGGACAACCTGTGCCTGTTGGCCAACGAAGTGCTGACGGTCAGCGGCGAGCGATCGCGGCACTTCGGTGCCAAGGCCAAGACCATCGAGCAACGGGACAACCTTGCCAGCGACCTGTTCTTCACCTGGCTCAATACGGCGAGCGCAGTGGGGGCATTTCTGCAGGCACAACCGGCACCGGTGCGTGACCTGCTCGATGGCTATGCGCGCGGCTTCAACCGTGCCCTCGCCGAGCGTCGCAGCCAAGGCCTGCCGGCAGAGTGCGGGCAGGGTGACTGGGTGCGGCCGATCACCCGCGAAGACTTGGTCAAGTTGACCCGTCGCCTGTTGGCTGAAGGGGGCGTTGGACAGTTCGCCGAGGCGCTGGCAGGGGCGCAGCCGCCCTCATTGACGAGCCAGCGCGAGGCCACAGGCTTTGCCACGGCGTTGGCCCGGCAGGAGCGTTTTGCCTCGGAGCGTGGCAGCAACGCTGTGGCCGTCGGTTCGCAGCGCTCGGCCAATGGCCGTGGCCTGCTGCTGGCCAATCCGCACTTTCCCTGGATGGGCGGCATGCGCTTCTACCAGATGCAACTGACCATACCGGGCCAGCTGAATGTGATGGGGGCGGCACTGCCGGGCTTACCTGTGGTGAATATCGGCTTCAACCGGCATCTGGCTTGGACACATACGGTCGACACGTCAAACCATTTCACCCTTTACCGCCTTCAGCTGGACCCGAAGGATCCGACCCGCTACCTGCTCGATGGCAAGTCTGTGCCGTTGATGCGGCAGGTCGTCAGTGTCACGGTCAAGGCCGAAGATGGCACCTTGAGCCAAGTATCACGCCAAGTTTACAGCTCGGAATTCGGGCCAGTGGTGCAATGGCCGGGGCGCCTGGATTGGGACGCGCGTGCGGCCTACAGCCTGCGCGACGCCAACCTGGACAATACGCGAGTGTTGCAGCAGTGGTACCGCATCAACCGCGCCGACAGCCTGGACGCGTTGAAGGGCTCGGTGCAGCAGTTGCAGGGCATTCCCTGGGTCAACACGCTTGCTGTCGATGAGGGGGGCGGGGCGCTGTACCTGAACCAGTCGGTGGTGCCGTACGTCGACCAGCAACTGCTGAGTGAGTGCGGCGACCCCAAGGCGCAAGGGCGCATGGTGGTGCTCGATGGTTCGCGCAGTGCCTGCCAGTGGAAGGTCGACGCGCAGGCCGCGCAGCCCGGCATCTTCCCCGCACGATTGCTGCCGAGCCTCGCGCGCAAGGACTTCGTGCAGAACTCCAACGACCCTGCCTGGATGGCCAACCCGGCTCAGCCGTTGACCGGGTTTTCGCCGCTGGTCAGCCGTGATGACCAGCCCCTCGGCATGCGTGGGCGTTTTGCCCTGCAGCGCCTGCAAGGCACGGCCAAGCTGGGTGTAGACGACCTGCAGCGCATGGTGATGGATGATGAAGTCTACCTCGCGAGCCTGCTGCTGCCGGACCTGCTGGCGTGGTGCAAGGGTGCCGAGGCAGATGTGCAGCCTGTGTGTGCCAGCCTGGTCGCCTGGAATGGCAAGGCAGACCTGGACAGCGGCGTTGGCCTGGTGCATTTCGAAAACATGCTCGAGGCCCTGGCGGCTCACCCTGAAAGCTGGCGGGTAGCGTTCAACCCGGCCGACCCGCAGCATACGCCGCGTGGCCTGGCGGTCGAGCAGGCGGCAGTGCGCAAACTGCTGCACGAGGCGGCGTTGGCGTCCCAGCAGCAAGTGGCAAAAAGCGGGGTCGGGGGCGACAGCCGTTGGGGGCAGGTGCAGCAGGCTATCGATGGTACGCCGGTGCCTGGCGGGCCGCAGGGGCTTGGGGTGTACAACGCGATCCACAGTGTGCCGCATGGGCCGGGCAAGCGCCTGGTGGTCAGTGGTACCAGCTACCTGCAACTGGTCAGCTTTACCGAACAAGGGCCGGAGGCGCGTGGGCTGCTGGCGTTTTCACAGTCAAGCGAGGTGGGCTCGGCGCATGCGCATGACCAGACCAAGGCATTCTCGGCCAAGCAGCTGGCAGTGATGCCGTTTACCGAAGCGCAGATAAAGGCAGATCCGGCGTATCGCGAGACAGTAATCAGCGAAGGGGATAGATAA
- a CDS encoding fe2+ zn2+ uptake regulation protein, with protein sequence MYNPQPSMQAARVPGKAPKGQDVFAEERVGNEQIRELLRTFGLRTSLIRLKVIDALHAADRHGRSIGVRGVHAQLEQLDIPLSFLSVREVLKRLCAEGVINLGSDKCYSLNPQARAVLDQASPR encoded by the coding sequence ATGTACAACCCGCAACCCTCAATGCAGGCTGCACGTGTACCCGGCAAAGCGCCCAAGGGACAGGACGTTTTCGCCGAAGAACGTGTCGGTAACGAACAGATTCGCGAACTTTTACGCACCTTTGGCTTGCGCACCAGCCTGATCCGCTTGAAGGTGATCGATGCGCTGCATGCGGCCGACCGCCATGGCCGCAGCATTGGCGTGCGTGGCGTGCACGCGCAACTGGAACAACTGGACATTCCGCTGTCGTTCCTGAGCGTACGCGAAGTGCTCAAGCGGCTGTGCGCCGAAGGCGTCATCAACCTGGGCAGCGACAAATGTTACAGCCTCAACCCCCAGGCCCGCGCCGTGCTGGATCAAGCGTCCCCACGCTGA
- a CDS encoding Mor transcription activator family protein, with translation MELPDLTRIDISQLPHSLQALIDCIGIDNAFQLTCAYGGRPKYIPKHRERTKLANVLPAEALDALIKRFAGVALEIPKADHFMRQLRNLQIQQESAEGLSRSLLADKYGLSLRQIGNIRRQDPLCSLGDNPNGRH, from the coding sequence ATGGAGTTACCAGACCTTACCCGGATAGACATCAGCCAGTTACCCCACTCACTGCAAGCGCTGATCGACTGCATCGGTATCGACAATGCATTCCAGCTCACCTGCGCCTATGGCGGCAGACCCAAATACATCCCCAAGCACCGCGAGCGCACCAAGCTCGCGAATGTGCTCCCGGCCGAGGCGCTCGATGCGCTGATCAAGCGCTTCGCTGGTGTGGCCCTGGAAATCCCCAAAGCCGACCACTTCATGCGCCAGTTGCGCAACCTACAGATCCAGCAGGAAAGCGCCGAGGGCTTGTCACGCAGCCTGCTGGCCGACAAATACGGCCTGAGCCTGCGGCAGATCGGCAATATCCGCCGACAGGACCCCCTATGTTCGCTAGGCGATAACCCTAATGGTCGCCACTGA